The following are encoded together in the Ovis canadensis isolate MfBH-ARS-UI-01 breed Bighorn chromosome 2, ARS-UI_OviCan_v2, whole genome shotgun sequence genome:
- the PAQR7 gene encoding membrane progestin receptor alpha isoform X2 → MMNRPPAQPTAMAAMVAQKLSHLLPGPRQVHREPQPSVPSEPVFTVDRAEVPPLFWKPYIYVGYRPLHQTWRFYFRTLFQQHNEAVNVWTHLLAALVLLLRLAIFVGTVDFWGDPHALPLFIIVLASFTYLSLSALAHLLQAKSEFWHYSFFFLDYVGVAVYQFGSALAHFYYAIEPAWHAQVQTIFLPTAAFLAWLSCTGSCYNKYIQKPGLLGRTCQEVPSALAYALDISPVAHRILVSPDPATDDPALLYHKCQVVFFLLAAAFFSAFMPERWFPGSCHVFGQGHQLFHVFLVLCTLAQLEAVALDYEARRPIYEPLHTRWPHNFSGLFLLTVGSSILTAFLLSQLVRRKLDLDRKTQ, encoded by the exons ATGATGAACAGA CCCCCCGCCCAGCCCACAGCCATGGCCGCGATGGTGGCCCAGAAGCTCAGCCACCTCCTGCCCGGTCCGCGGCAGGTCCACCGGGAGCCTCAGCCGTCTGTGCCATCAGAGCCTGTGTTCACCGTGGATCGAGCCGAGGTGCCGCCCCTCTTCTGGAAGCCATACATCTACGTGGGCTACCGGCCGCTGCATCAGACCTGGCGCTTCTACTTCCGCACGCTGTTCCAGCAGCACAATGAGGCGGTGAACGTCTGGACCCACCTGCTGGCCgccctggtgctgctgctgcggctCGCCATCTTTGTGGGCACCGTGGACTTCTGGGGAGACCCGCATGCCCTGCCCCTCTTCATCATCGTCCTCGCCTCCTTCACCTACCTCTCCCTCAGTGCCTTAGCTCACCTCCTGCAGGCCAAGTCTGAGTTCTGGCATTACAGCTTCTTCTTCCTGGACTATGTGGGTGTGGCCGTGTACCAGTTTGGTAGCGCCCTGGCGCACTTCTACTATGCCATTGAGCCCGCCTGGCATGCCCAAGTGCAGACCATCTTCCTGCCCACGGCTGCCTTTCTTGCTTGGCTTTCCTGCACTGGCTCCTGCTACAACAAATACATccagaagcctggcctgctgggcCGCACTTGCCAGGAGGTACCCTCCGCGCTGGCCTACGCACTGGACATCAGCCCCGTGGCGCACCGCATCCTTGTGTCCCCCGACCCTGCCACAGACGACCCGGCTCTTCTCTACCACAAATGCCAGGTGGTCTTCTTCCTGTTGGCTGCGgctttcttctctgccttcatGCCTGAGCGCTGGTTCCCTGGCAGCTGCCATGTCTTTGGGCAGGGCCACCAGCTCTTCCATGTCTTTTTGGTACTGTGCACACTCGCCCAGCTGGAGGCTGTGGCGCTGGACTATGAGGCCCGGCGGCCCATCTATGAGCCTCTGCACACCCGCTGGCCCCACAACTTCTCCGGCCTCTTCTTGCTCACTGTAGGCAGCAGCATCCTCACCGCATTCCTCCTGAGCCAGCTGGTACGGCGCAAACTTGATCTTGATCGGAAGACTCAGTGA
- the PAQR7 gene encoding membrane progestin receptor alpha isoform X1 codes for MRQRRSSPPAQPTAMAAMVAQKLSHLLPGPRQVHREPQPSVPSEPVFTVDRAEVPPLFWKPYIYVGYRPLHQTWRFYFRTLFQQHNEAVNVWTHLLAALVLLLRLAIFVGTVDFWGDPHALPLFIIVLASFTYLSLSALAHLLQAKSEFWHYSFFFLDYVGVAVYQFGSALAHFYYAIEPAWHAQVQTIFLPTAAFLAWLSCTGSCYNKYIQKPGLLGRTCQEVPSALAYALDISPVAHRILVSPDPATDDPALLYHKCQVVFFLLAAAFFSAFMPERWFPGSCHVFGQGHQLFHVFLVLCTLAQLEAVALDYEARRPIYEPLHTRWPHNFSGLFLLTVGSSILTAFLLSQLVRRKLDLDRKTQ; via the exons ATGAGGCAGAGAAGGAGCTCA CCCCCCGCCCAGCCCACAGCCATGGCCGCGATGGTGGCCCAGAAGCTCAGCCACCTCCTGCCCGGTCCGCGGCAGGTCCACCGGGAGCCTCAGCCGTCTGTGCCATCAGAGCCTGTGTTCACCGTGGATCGAGCCGAGGTGCCGCCCCTCTTCTGGAAGCCATACATCTACGTGGGCTACCGGCCGCTGCATCAGACCTGGCGCTTCTACTTCCGCACGCTGTTCCAGCAGCACAATGAGGCGGTGAACGTCTGGACCCACCTGCTGGCCgccctggtgctgctgctgcggctCGCCATCTTTGTGGGCACCGTGGACTTCTGGGGAGACCCGCATGCCCTGCCCCTCTTCATCATCGTCCTCGCCTCCTTCACCTACCTCTCCCTCAGTGCCTTAGCTCACCTCCTGCAGGCCAAGTCTGAGTTCTGGCATTACAGCTTCTTCTTCCTGGACTATGTGGGTGTGGCCGTGTACCAGTTTGGTAGCGCCCTGGCGCACTTCTACTATGCCATTGAGCCCGCCTGGCATGCCCAAGTGCAGACCATCTTCCTGCCCACGGCTGCCTTTCTTGCTTGGCTTTCCTGCACTGGCTCCTGCTACAACAAATACATccagaagcctggcctgctgggcCGCACTTGCCAGGAGGTACCCTCCGCGCTGGCCTACGCACTGGACATCAGCCCCGTGGCGCACCGCATCCTTGTGTCCCCCGACCCTGCCACAGACGACCCGGCTCTTCTCTACCACAAATGCCAGGTGGTCTTCTTCCTGTTGGCTGCGgctttcttctctgccttcatGCCTGAGCGCTGGTTCCCTGGCAGCTGCCATGTCTTTGGGCAGGGCCACCAGCTCTTCCATGTCTTTTTGGTACTGTGCACACTCGCCCAGCTGGAGGCTGTGGCGCTGGACTATGAGGCCCGGCGGCCCATCTATGAGCCTCTGCACACCCGCTGGCCCCACAACTTCTCCGGCCTCTTCTTGCTCACTGTAGGCAGCAGCATCCTCACCGCATTCCTCCTGAGCCAGCTGGTACGGCGCAAACTTGATCTTGATCGGAAGACTCAGTGA
- the PAQR7 gene encoding membrane progestin receptor alpha isoform X3, whose amino-acid sequence MAAMVAQKLSHLLPGPRQVHREPQPSVPSEPVFTVDRAEVPPLFWKPYIYVGYRPLHQTWRFYFRTLFQQHNEAVNVWTHLLAALVLLLRLAIFVGTVDFWGDPHALPLFIIVLASFTYLSLSALAHLLQAKSEFWHYSFFFLDYVGVAVYQFGSALAHFYYAIEPAWHAQVQTIFLPTAAFLAWLSCTGSCYNKYIQKPGLLGRTCQEVPSALAYALDISPVAHRILVSPDPATDDPALLYHKCQVVFFLLAAAFFSAFMPERWFPGSCHVFGQGHQLFHVFLVLCTLAQLEAVALDYEARRPIYEPLHTRWPHNFSGLFLLTVGSSILTAFLLSQLVRRKLDLDRKTQ is encoded by the coding sequence ATGGCCGCGATGGTGGCCCAGAAGCTCAGCCACCTCCTGCCCGGTCCGCGGCAGGTCCACCGGGAGCCTCAGCCGTCTGTGCCATCAGAGCCTGTGTTCACCGTGGATCGAGCCGAGGTGCCGCCCCTCTTCTGGAAGCCATACATCTACGTGGGCTACCGGCCGCTGCATCAGACCTGGCGCTTCTACTTCCGCACGCTGTTCCAGCAGCACAATGAGGCGGTGAACGTCTGGACCCACCTGCTGGCCgccctggtgctgctgctgcggctCGCCATCTTTGTGGGCACCGTGGACTTCTGGGGAGACCCGCATGCCCTGCCCCTCTTCATCATCGTCCTCGCCTCCTTCACCTACCTCTCCCTCAGTGCCTTAGCTCACCTCCTGCAGGCCAAGTCTGAGTTCTGGCATTACAGCTTCTTCTTCCTGGACTATGTGGGTGTGGCCGTGTACCAGTTTGGTAGCGCCCTGGCGCACTTCTACTATGCCATTGAGCCCGCCTGGCATGCCCAAGTGCAGACCATCTTCCTGCCCACGGCTGCCTTTCTTGCTTGGCTTTCCTGCACTGGCTCCTGCTACAACAAATACATccagaagcctggcctgctgggcCGCACTTGCCAGGAGGTACCCTCCGCGCTGGCCTACGCACTGGACATCAGCCCCGTGGCGCACCGCATCCTTGTGTCCCCCGACCCTGCCACAGACGACCCGGCTCTTCTCTACCACAAATGCCAGGTGGTCTTCTTCCTGTTGGCTGCGgctttcttctctgccttcatGCCTGAGCGCTGGTTCCCTGGCAGCTGCCATGTCTTTGGGCAGGGCCACCAGCTCTTCCATGTCTTTTTGGTACTGTGCACACTCGCCCAGCTGGAGGCTGTGGCGCTGGACTATGAGGCCCGGCGGCCCATCTATGAGCCTCTGCACACCCGCTGGCCCCACAACTTCTCCGGCCTCTTCTTGCTCACTGTAGGCAGCAGCATCCTCACCGCATTCCTCCTGAGCCAGCTGGTACGGCGCAAACTTGATCTTGATCGGAAGACTCAGTGA
- the AUNIP gene encoding aurora kinase A- and ninein-interacting protein, which yields MRRRDPEKEEEACGVWLDAAALKRRKAQTHLIKSGTKMLTLLPGERKAKISFTQRSCPSAGTRQTSIASFLTLQPGKTNGADQRSVSSHTESWTNKESKEDTAQMEHLTQGLRDDFMAPPLATSTPADIQEARLSPQSLKASCHHGIGTPYLTVPSLSRPDTSVCAGESKASLACSFTQDLESSCLLDQKEGEDSSCEREWLHGSKKNNYQSVERHSKTTGHKGHQLLDKTNWENVSAKSNRQAPVLQTYKDSQHRANTKAVKQSSCPIPEFSWDSERNDKDPWSQLFTEDSQGQRVIAHNSRAPFRDVTNDQNQGYGQVPNSLWAQCQDRTTQFNLQPDLLFTQDSEGNQVIRHQA from the exons ATGAGGCGCAGAGACccggagaaggaggaggaggcctgCGGCGTGTGGCTGGACGCCGCGGCGCTGAAGAGGCGGAAAGCGCAG aCACATTTAATCAAATCAGGCACCAAAATGTTAACACTCCTTCCTGGAGAGAGAAAAGCTAAAATTTCTTTTACTCAAAGAAGCTGTCCATCTGCAGGCACTCGGCAGACCAGCATTGCTTCCTTCCTCACCTTGCAGCCAG GAAAGACAAACGGTGCTGACCAGAGGAGTGTTTCATCTCATACAGAAAGTTGGACCAACAAAGAGTCTAAGGAAGACACAGCCCAGATGGAACATCTGACCCAGGGCTTGCGGGATGACTTCATGGCACCCCCTTTAGCCACTTCAACCCCTGCAGACATCCAGGAAGCTAGACTTTCTCCTCAGTCTCTGAAGGCTTCTTGCCACCATGGAATAGGAACCCCATACTTGACTGTGCCATCTTTGTCCCGGCCTGATACCTCAGTCTGTGCTGGAGAGAGTAAGGCCTCACTGGCCTGCTCCTTCACCCAAGACCTGGAGAGTTCTTGCTTGCTGGACCAAAAAGAGGGAGAGGATTCATCCTGTGAAAGGGAATGGCTTCATGGatctaagaaaaataattatcagaGTGTGGAGAGACACAGTAAAACAACTGGGCACAAGGGCCATCAGCTCTTGGATAAGACTAACTGGGAAAATGTGTCTGCCAAAAGCAACAGGCAGGCCCCTGTCCTTCAAACATACAAGGATTCCCAGCACAGAGCAAACACGAAAGCAGTGAAACAAAGCTCTTGCCCTATTCCTGAGTTTTCCTGGGACAGTGAAAGGAATGACAAGGACCCCTGGAGTCAGCTTTTCACCGAGGATTCTCAGGGCCAGCGGGTCATTGCCCACAACTCTAGAGCTCCTTTCCGAGATGTAACCAATGACCAAAATCAGGGCTATGGGCAGGTTCCTAATAGCCTTTGGGCTCAGTGCCAGGACAGGACCACCCAGTTCAATCTGCAGCCTGATTTGCTCTTTACCCAGGACTCTGAAGGTAATCAAGTTATCAGGCACCAAGCCTAA
- the MTFR1L gene encoding mitochondrial fission regulator 1-like produces the protein MEANVTIPIWQNKPHGAARSVVRRIGTNLPLKPCPRASFETLPNISDLCLRDVPPVPTLADIAWIAADEGETYARVRSDTRPLRHTWKPSPLIVMQRNASVPNLRGSEERLLALKKPALPALSRTTELQDELSHLRSQIAKIVAADAASASLTPDFLSPGSSNVSSPLPCFGSSFHSTTSFVISDITEETEIEVPELPSVPLLCSASPECCKPEHKATCSSSEEDDCVSLSKASSFADMMGILKDFHRMKQSQDLSRSSLKEEDPAVLISEVLRRKFALKEEDISRKGN, from the exons ATGGAAGCCAATGTG ACCATCCCAATCTGGCAAAATAAGCCGCATGGCGCTGCTCGAAGTGTAGTGAGGAGAATTGGGACCAACTTGCCCCTGAAGCCATGTCCCCGGGCATCCTTTGAG ACCCTGCCCAACATCTCTGACCTGTGTCTGAGGGATGTGCCCCCAGTTCCTACCCTGGCTGACATCGCCTGGATTGCTGCAGATGAAGGGGAGACTTATGCCCGGGTCAG GAGCGATACACGCCCCCTGAGGCACACCTGGAAGCCCAGCCCTCTGATCGTCATGCAGCGCAATGCCTCAGTGCCCAACCTGCGTGGGTCGGAGGAGAGGCTCCTGGCCCTGAAGAAGCCAGCCCTGCCAGCCCTCAGCCGCACCACCGAGCTGCAGGATGAGCTGAGCCACCTGCGCAGCCAGATTGCCAAAATAGTGGCAGCTGATGCAG cTTCGGCTTCTTTAACGCCAGATTTCTTATCTCCAGGAAGTTCAAATGTCTCTTCTCCCTTACCTTGTTTTGGATCCTCATTCCACTCTACAACTTCCTTTGTCATTAGTGACATCACCGAGGAGACCGAGATAGAGGTCCCTGAGCTTCCATCAGTCCCCCTGCTTTGTTCTGCCAGCCCTGAATGTTGCAAACCAGAACACAAAGCTACCTGCAGCTCATCTGAAGAGGATGACTGCGTCTCTTTGTCCAAGGCCAGCAGCTTTGCAGATATGATGGGTATCCTCAAGGACTTCCACCGGATGAAGCAGAGCCAAGACCT GAGCCGGAGTTCACTGAAGGAGGAAGATCCTGCTGTTCTTATCTCTGAGGTCCTAAGGAGGAAGTTTGCTCTGAAGGAAGAAGATATCAGTAGAAAAGGGAACTGA